The Sorex araneus isolate mSorAra2 chromosome X, mSorAra2.pri, whole genome shotgun sequence DNA segment CATCAGAGGCCTCTATGAGTTCTCCTGTGGTACAGTTCCATCAAATCTTGGTGCCTTTTGCGAGTGTCTCACGGCTTTTTTGTTACCGGTTTGCAGCTCCCAAGGTGCGTTAGCTTGAAGCCCCCTCGGCCGTATTGCGGGCTGCGACGGgctcgccccgcccctcccctcccggccctAGCAGTCAACGCTTTGTCTTGCCAATGCAGAAAAGGAACTCCCGACCGTGTCCTCTTCTTTTCAGGACCCGCGAGAAATCGATCAACGCTTCCCCCTTGAATGTCGAGTTCTGAGGCCCCGGCCCCGGAACTCCGTGCCTGAAACCACCGCGGACCCGCGGCACTCTCGTTGCCAGGGAGCTCGGGCCCCAGAGGGCTTGTGCGTGTGGGACCCCTGCCGGGCGACGGCCACGCGCCCCCGTCGACTTCCTCCACACCCGAGCGCGAGCCGCGACCATGGGCAACTACCTTAGCCGCCAGCTGGGCAGCTACCTCAACCGGTACACAGACAGCACCAAGAGTGCTCTGCTGCCCGTGCGCCAGCAGCACCGGTCCACCCAGACCCGGGCTGCCTTCGGGCcgctggaggaggcccagtgcctCGCCCTCCCCCGGCGCCTGCGCTTCCGCGTGCAGACCCCGCCCCCGCTGGAGGACCCGCCCGACCTGGTCCACAGCCGGGAGGAGGCGATGCAGGGCCTGGAGCTGTGGCGGCCCATCCTGGAGCCGCCCGTGCCCTGCACTTTCCTGGGCTTGGATGGCGCCGGAGAGCAGCTCCAGGGGGTCCTGAAGCCCATCCTCCTGCGGCCCCCGCAGTGCCCGTACTCCCAGAGCCTGGCAGACATCACCCCTCCTTTCCCCGACAGTTCCGGGGAGGGGGATTCTCACTGCACCGGGCACCTGAGCATCCATTCTGAGGAGGCTCCGCCCAGGACCCCTTCCGGCTACCggaaagggaagaggaggctTGATGGTCCTGAGGGCTTTGGGAGTCCCGAGGCCAAGAAAAGGAGGCTCAACCCCGAGTTTTCACCCTCTGCCTTCAGGCCAGTGTGGAAAGATGGGATGGTCCGCATGTTCGTGCCCCAGCCTGGGCCGCTGAGGACCACCTTGTTCCCTTATAATAATATGATCTGACGAGTTTAGACACGCTGGGCTCCCCCTTCTGCCGAGACACCCCCAGCCCAGAGCATTCGCACAGAGTCCCCCGCAGCCACCCACCTCCTTGAACCCTGACAAAGCTGTGCCAAGTCCCCAGACCCCCATCTCTGACCCCTGCGACCCCAACTTAAGACCCACTGTGGATGTCACCTCCTACGCTTCTTTCTCTCTGCGCTCCTCGCACCCCTTCCTGTGAGATCAGAGGGAGACATCCcgattgttttttgctttgttcgtttgtttgtttgttacttgtttttggggccatacccggtggtgctcagggcttactcctggctctgagctcagggatcacacctgatggggcCCAGGGTggtcgtatgggatgctgggatctatcccgggtcggctgtgtgcaagtcaagcgcctTTCCTGCTATACTAGTTCTTTGGCCCCCAAGTTGTTCTTCTAGAAAATAAAGTTGGTTTTGTTGTGATACACTGCTGTCATCTTTCTCTCCAAGATTCATATGTCGCGATGGGGTATACAAATTGTTTTTCCAAACCTTGGGACAACTAAAATTTGGGGCAAGATTTTCCTGGCTGCATGAACTTTTCAGTTTTGCGGTTCTAGTAGAATCCACGGCCCCTCTTCTTGGATGCCAAGTTGTAACAGCCCCAGTGTGGAAATAGAAATGATTCTCCAGTCATTGCCAGAAATTCAGTGCATCGTAGGTACTGTGGGCATGTTCCACGGGTGTGAACCATTGAAGGACAGTGCCCTCTGCTGGCAGAAACAATCAAGcttggtctcccaagccctggtATCATCTGGGCAAAAACATTTCCCCCAGGTTCTATGGGATGCTGTGAGTTGGCAAATACTTAGGATATTTGGTCTCACTGGGAActgcaatgggggtggggggtggactgCTGGAGCCAGGGGCCCACTTCCAACAATACAACCAGGAGAGAGGGCTGAAAGCTTGGGTCAGGATACACCACCACTTGGCCCATGGTATTGGGGGCCACCAAAGACCAAGATGGCCTTGCAGGGTTTATATTCTAGGTCTATACTCTTGGGTTCCGGGAAATACacaatgccagagactgaacacagtgaaGACAGTGTAGGAGCATACTCCTGGCCTTTAAGTTATGAACCCAGCCCAGAAaacacaatataaaaattaatctacTTCTTGGAAACTCCAGTTGTCagtagttaaaataaaaataagagctagGCTAGATGGGATGGAGAGAACTGGAGTTCCAGGCCATGCTGTGTATCAGGGGTACCAATGAGCCCAGCCACTGTGGGATGGCATTTAGAGTTCCCTACACAGCAGAGTAtgctccccctccacacacacacacacacacacacacacacaacgcacACAGACATTCTTCGAGTACTCTGTCAGAATAGCAAAAAAGCTACATGTCCATCAAGAGCCAAATACATCAGGCAAACAGAGTATATTCAGCCAGGGACTGTATCCCACACCTTAAAGCAAAGAAGGCTGCTCAGTGATGGGGATCTTGTGCAGATTTTCTCTGTGAAAGAATGGCTGGGAGGATATTAAACAGCTTCCATGGCAACTGCTCTGGGTCTGACAACGAATGAGTCACTAAATGCTGCCAAAGGACCACTCCAGGACAAGATCAGTGCCAGGTACACAGGCCTCACCCAGAGTCACACATTCTTTCAAAAGGTAAGTGTCACAAACAAGAATTCCAGAGTCAGGATGGGAAGTAGCTGTCTGGGAAGCAGGTACCACTATGAGAAATTAAGCTAATAGTGAGGAATATTTCTGGAATCACAGAGGAAAGCAGAAATCATATAGGAACTCATTTGGACATTTCATCAAAAACCACTTTCAATAGCGTTAACACAAATTTCACGGCTCTCCCCTTTAGAGTCAGAGAGGATGCTGACACTAAAGTAACGTCCCTTCTCCCACTCAGTTTGCTTCCTAAGAGGGGAGGTAGGAGATAAAGTGGGAAATGGCCACTGCACCAGCTGGGCACAGATGCTCTAAGGGAAACTGATGCCAGAGCAGGAGGGTGTAAGCAAATCCACTGACACAAGGGTGGCCCCGAACCCTGGCCTGTCCCCATCACAGTGGAACCACACTCACTCTTCTATGAATGCAACTTCTTTACATGCAATCACTGTTGCCACTGCATAGGAATGTGTGTAATAAATAGAACACTCGGACATATAAATAAAGTTCCTATCTACTCAGAAATACAGAATTCAAAATGTTTTTAGTTGGTGCTGAACAACAGAACCCAATATTCTCCATGGACACAGGGACTAACTGATAGGACCCTTGGGCTCAAGTGCTAAAGCGCAGCATTATATGGTAGTTTCCTACCTCCCAGTCCCTGGGCTTGACACAGAGCATCTCACTCTCTGCCACTTACCAGGAGGAGCTTGGGGATGTCACTGAGGCCAGTGCTGGCAATCAGAGTGGGAAAGCCCCTGAACTTGGGACAGTCCTTGGCCAGAAAGCCCACAGTTactctcatctccattctctcaCTGCAACAACATTCCAGGCACAGACAGAACCTCAAAGCACACTCCCATTTCCAAAGGCTCTCTGAGTATGGTGGGTCAGCCCCACAGCCATGTGAGAAATACACCCGTCTCTTCAAAAGGGCAGAAAGTGATACACAGAGGCAGAAAAAACCAAGGAAGATGCAGAAAGTGTCACAACCTGGAGGAGTAGATTCTGGAGCAGGAAAAGGTAAAGAAAGGAAATCTGGGAAATGTCATCTAGTACCATCCAGATAATGTTTATGTCTTGATTTGGCTATATCGATAGGGACTATTTAATATGTCACTGGGGATATGAGTGCAGAATCCAGCACACTTTTCCTTACCCTCAGTCCTCTCAACAGTGGCTGCTGGAGAATTCTGACTTGTCTATTCTTTCACAGGTATAGACACCATCCCTGGACTCTCTGCAGACCACATGATAGTAGCAAAACTAATCCTGAAAGAAAAGTCTGGCCAGACAGCCCCAAATATCTTTGGGAGTGGTGGGTGGACAGAAAGCTGTCCCTTGAGATCCATTGCTGCCCAGGTTCTCTCTAAGCAACACTTctggaaatacatatttttccaaTAAGATCACACACTGATAGATTTATGTAATACAAAGACAGGAGCAAGCAGTTATTCTGACTCACCCACCACCGCCATGGGCTCAGGAGATGGTCTAGAAGAGTAAGACAAGGCAGTGGATTCATAAACAGTCCTGACTTGCTTCCTCAGAAGGGATACAAATGGCCTCTCAAACTAAGAAATAGTTATATTCAGACAGGAGGGCCTGGCATCCATCAGCATGAGGGCTTTCATTATAACTACgtgaaattttcttaaattctgaTTCTctcatttggggccacagcccaaagtgctcaggaatcacttctggctctgagctcatggatcactcctggtgggctcgggagaaaatatggggtgctgggaattggacctcggtcagccacatggaaggtaagcaccctacctgctgtactatggatCTGGCTGCCAATTCTTATACTGTTTGAACACAGCACACATTTCTCTGGATCACTCCCTGGCACCAGGCTAGTGTCTTTTAAGAAGCACCGTTACCAGCATTTCTCCAAGATTGCATCTCAGTTAACGGGTGGGGGAAAATGAGGCTAATTTTTTCTCCAGGTCAGAGTGTTCTTCAGCAGAAAAACACCGATTATCCCTCCTTTGTGCTGCTTCTGCAAAGAAAATGAAGTCTAATGATTTAAGCAAGTCGAAATGTTCCCTTGTGCTGAACATGTTGAGAAAAAAGAGTcagggtgatttttttaaaattctacttcttggcatctacctccaaaatacaaaatcattaCTTCAAAATCATTTATGCACCCCTGCGTTCACTGAAACGCTTAGCACAGCAGCCAGGATgtagaagcaacccaaatgttcaaggaCGTTCAAGCGAATGAATAACGAAGCTGtgtcatatacacacaatgggatCTGATGCAGCCTAAAATGAAATCGTGCACTTCACTGCAGTATGGGTGGACCTGGAGGTCACCATGCTAGGCAATATAAGTCAGAGAAAAAAGGAATGTCACATGGTCTCCCTCATCTGTACAATACAGACAAAACGAGAAACAGACAGTACCAACAATGGACACCTCTTGGCCTTGGATTAAATAACTTACCAATAAGCAGAATGCTGATGCTGATAAAAATTACTAATGtatgtttttaaacatttaagaCATATTACTATTTCATGAAGATAAAGGCAGTTACATTTAATACAAGTAACCCACTCCTTAAAGTAAGGAGGCTGTTGGGGGAGGACCAGGAGGATGGCGCAGCCCTGCTCTGGACACAGCTGGCAGGGACAATGTCTAATTCCGAGGCATACAGGAGGCCGGGGCTTCCTGCTCTTAGGAGGCTGCTTTGGAAACATGTGATGCTCTGGCTGCTCCCTCAGGAGGAAGCTAAAGCCCAGcaagagatcaaactcaggcagTGGGGGACTAGTTGGTCTGCCACCTCATCACCGTACCAGGGGAGTGTCTTCCAAGGGGCAGTGGTGGGAGAAGAGAGAGTGATGGGAGGTAGGGACCTTTCCTGTGCCCACTGATCACAACCCCAGCTTCAGAGTCAGGGTGTTAAGCAGTCATTTGTGCACAGTATTTTCACAATCGTcttctctgggctctggggcaTGAGGGCAAAGCCTCAATTATCCCTGTGTGAATCAGCACTGAATTCTGGAAGTGTGGTCCATGTGGTGTTCAGTGATTGTGAAATGAGTACATAGATGAATGCGTTAATTAATGGAGCAATTATATCTGTGGATTCTGCTCATTGCTTCTTAATTATCCCGAAAGACAAAGTGAAAAATTTATGGTGTTAAGATAAA contains these protein-coding regions:
- the LOC129399964 gene encoding uncharacterized protein LOC129399964 isoform X1; its protein translation is MGNYLSRQLGSYLNRYTDSTKSALLPVRQQHRSTQTRAAFGPLEEAQCLALPRRLRFRVQTPPPLEDPPDLVHSREEAMQGLELWRPILEPPVPCTFLGLDGAGEQLQGVLKPILLRPPQCPYSQSLADITPPFPDSSGEGDSHCTGHLSIHSEEAPPRTPSGYRKGKRRLDGPEGFGSPEAKKRRLNPEFSPSAFRPVWKDGMVRMFVPQPGPLRTTLFPYNNMI